Below is a genomic region from Brassica rapa cultivar Chiifu-401-42 chromosome A08, CAAS_Brap_v3.01, whole genome shotgun sequence.
gtcggaaaaaaaaaaatctgcgtAAAGCTTCGTCCTTTTTGCGTGTGGGGGGAATCGCCTGGGTGGCTTCTCTTCTCTCCCAGACGATTTTGCGTTGGCAAATCCAGAGATATCTCAATCAACACCGCCGAGTCAACTCGCTCTACCCGCATCAGGAGGAGCCATGAATCGGCTGAGAGGCCGAGGGGCATGGATTCTAGGTTCCGCAGCTATGCCTCATCTGAAGAAGAGAGCCCAGAACTCATTGGTCGCCCTCCAAGACTCTTATCTCTCCACCAAGGTGATccatccctctctctctctctctcttctgtaAAGATTTCATTTTTTGTATTAATCGATGAGTTTCAATTTTATTCATATCGATTTTTTGAAGAATTTGGTTTAGGGCTTTCATTAAGCTTTACGTTCTATCATCGTAATCATAATTATCATCTGCTTAATGGGCTTTCGTTATCATTTTTTCATAGGATTTGCTGGAGAGGCAGAGGGTGGTGTTTACAGTTGCAACTTCTGTTGCATCTGTTGCTACCGCTTGGATTGGTAAGTTTATACTTGCATCTCAATTTCTCTTGCATAGTAGATAGAATTGTTAACTCGATTCGGATGTTTAAGTTGCTGGATTAGATAGCTTTCATTTAAGTGTTTGGAGATTATGTTTATACTTCTGTGATAATGATAACTCATCTTCCCATAACAATGTTCACTACTTTGAGCTTTGTTTTTGTGTTGTACCGAGTGTTGCAAGAGTATCTTATTGATGTATATGTTTCTGTCACACCAAGTTGACTGTCATATTGGATGATGAATATGACTGTGCAGGTTATTCATTACGCCACTACAATGAAACTAGGATCGATCAGAGGCTGGAATCCATTGAGAATGCGGTTAGTCTCTATGatcaacattttatttttattatcactGTATACTTCTTGCCTCTTATCTGGCTTGTTAATTTTTATTGGAAACTATGTCTATGTATTACATTGATTCATTTGATTTAGCTGCTGCATATTTGGATTCCTATAGCTTCTCTTATGTGGAAACTTTTGAAAATGACTTATTGCTTATACCTCTGCCGCTGGCTAATCCCTATAATCGCTTCTGTTTGCCACTTGAAACTTTTGATTTCTTCTCACGGCAGATGAAACACACCCATGAATTGGAACGAGGAGAACTCAAGGAGCTTGTTGATCCAGTCGGTTCCAGGTTCACTTCAACAATTGCCGCCGCTGGAACCACTTTGATCATCGGGTTTGTTGTTTACACTTCTTAGGCTCACATCAAGTTCTGTGCTTATTAATTAGTCTTACcgtctgtttttttctttttcttccagGTATGGGTTGGGATGGCGTGGAGGGATATGGTATGCAAACAGGAAGTTTAAGAGAGAACAAATGAGATTGGCTGGGCAGTTAAAACCGAGAGAATGGAAGTTATTGTTAGGGAGGATAAAACCCCGAGCTTGGCCTACCTCAAGGTTCCTCAGACGACCATTCCCAAGGCAGACCAAAACATCAACAACAGAAAATGCTTTGAAGACACCACCACCTGAGGGTGCGGCTTGAAGAATCAGAAAACTGGTTTGGGGAGAAACAATTCAAAAGCAATAGCTAATCGAAACAAAAGAACGATTACCATTTTGTTTACTCTCTCTGTAGATCCTCGACACTAATCTAAAAGTCTATACATCGGTTTTGTCATGAAGCCAAAGGCTGTTTGTTCCTCTTTGTTCCTTGGTAATTGATCAAGTTCAAAtacttttttcttcttgtttaaaatgttttaactcCTGTAACACATGTTTAAAATGATGAGTTTGATTGTCCTAATGATTTGTtgaattttgttataaataagACCTTTACTACAAAACAAGTATCAATGTTACGTTACATACGGAATATGTCAAACCTGTGTTGCTTGCTTGCTTCTAACAACGTTTGATTTGGGCTGGCAGAGCTATGAAAAGAGGCAAACTCGAGTCCTTATTGGGCTGCAAAGGCCCAATAAAAGATTTTAGTTATAGCCCAAAGTTAGTGATAATCCAATCGGGTGAATCCAACCTCAATTAAATACCCGACCCGATACTGATTGATTCACTTCTTGTTTTCTGGATCTTCGACGCGAACCGAATCGGTGCTTGCTCGCCATTATCCTTGGAGCTATCTTCTGATACAGTGTAATCGGAGAAGAGAAGATGGGCATTGTACCTAAGGAAACGATTGAGGTTACAGCACAGAGTATTGGGATTACCAATTTGTCACCTGAGGCTGCACTCATGCTTGCTCCTGATGTTGAGTATCGTGTTCGTGAGATCATGCAGGTAGGTTACGTTTTTTTCTAGTCATGTCTTTGTTGTTCTTGAGGTGTGTGTGAAGGAATCAGGTCCTCATCTTGTTTGGATGTGTTTGCAGGAAGCTATCAAGTGCATGCGTCACTCAAAGAGAACGACTTTAACAGCTTCGGATGTTGATGGTGCTCTCAACTTAAGGAGCCTTGAGGTACTTAACTAGACACCAGTTACTCACTCCCATCATTCTAGAGTTTTGTGTAGTGCATTATCAGTAGAATGTTTGATAGCTTCCCTttgatgagatgaatattttttttggtggaGTTGTCTAGTAGTGAGAAAGATCTATAGCGATTAATTAAACGTTGCTtccaaatatacatatatagcaGTTAACTGATTCTAAGGCATATGTATCTGAGAGTGATTATATTTATTGCAGCCGTCATATGGCTTTGCCTCAGGAGGACCATTTCGTTTTAGAAAAGCTATTGGGCATCAGGATTTGTTCTACACTGATGACAGAGAGGTGGATTTCAAAGATGTAAGATGCTGGGAATGCCTACATATTTATATagtactttttgtttttgtttcaattGAACCGTTCAGTataattttctaatattttcAAGAAATGTCATGATTATAGGTGATTGAGTCCCCACTACCGAAAGCTCCCCTTGATGCTGGAGTTGTCTGTCACTGGCTGGCTATTGAAGGAGTGCAGCCAGCTATCCCAGAAAATGCTACTTTAGAAGGTTTGCCTCTCAATTTTTTGTCCTGGCTTGGAATTGtaaaatcacttttttttttttaaagaatgaaaaatttattcatattaaaaaaaactttttacaACATGTGTGCTTCTGGTCCTAAAGTTTATGAAAGCCATTAACTAAATTGATTGACATGAAACAAATATTAGTAATGTTTACAGTGACGTTTAAGTGGTGAATTAAGTTCTTTCTGCCCTTGTTTATCCCCATCTTGAATATATTTCCACTTGTTTATGGTGTTTGTAGTCATCAGAGCACCTGCAgataacaaaatatatgaacACAAGGATGGACCTCTTATAGACGTTAGGCTACCAGTGAAGCATGTACTATCTAGAGAACTTCAGGTATATGGTTCAGGCTATATACCACAGGCTCGTATCTTACATGCATAAGACTTATCTGTTGTTTTCTCTCTTTACAGTTATACTTCCAAAAGATTGCTGAACTTACAGTGAGCAAGTCAAGTCCTGCTCTGTTTAAAAAAGCATTAGTGAGCTTGGCTTCAGACTCAGGACTTCATCCTCTGGTTCCATATTTTACAAATTTCATTGCTGATGAGGTAACATAATGCACCTCCGAGGATCACGCAATTACTTGATGCacattataataattttcttctCCACGGGTGCAGGTATCACGTGGTTTAAATGACTTCCTACTCCTGTTTAATCTAATGCACGTTGTTAGAAGTCTTCTACAGAATCCTCATATACACATAGAACCTTATGTAAGTTGCTTTCTGGATTATCTTTTACCACTTTCTTAAGAATTACTATGGAATCATGTAGCTAGATCGTCTTTAGGTTTTAGTAGTGGGTTTCTTCAAATTGCATTTTAGACATGCTATGTACTATGAATATAATATGGTTAGTGGTAGTGTTGGTCTGACTTCGACAACGCTGTGCAAGTTCAACTAATCTCTCTAGATGACAATAAATCTCTCCTTGGATCTGTATTGAGATAATTTTATATTCACATGGGATAATTTTCATGTAAACCAGCCTTGGGATTATGTTCAGTATAAGTTGTTTTTACGGCGTTGTTTCATAACCAAGGAACTAACTGAAAATTATCTTTTGGTGACAGCTGCACCAGTTGATGCCATCTATTGTAACATGCCTTGTATCGAGAAAGCTTGGCAATAGATTTGCCGATAACCACTGGGAGCTTCGAGATTTTACAGCGAATCTAGTTTCACTGATATGTAAAAGGTTCGTTCTTTCCCTATGATTATGGGGATCTCTTACTGAACGTGATTTTTTACTGAATAATGAAATTTTATATGGTGCAATTGTATGCAATATGGTGAGATAATAGTATCCATATATATGGTCCACTAAGTTTATCTTGGCTGATCTCTTTGCTTTGGCATCTGGTATTTCTCCCGCTTGAGCTGAAAAATCAAATGGGAATATCTGAATTAAGAGCAATAAGTAATAACTTCCAAAGTTTTTTCACTATTAAAAAGGATTTTGGTCATTGTCTGCGATGTCTGTGTTACTCTTCTTACCTTAAAATTCTTCTAAAATCTTAAATCTTGTGGTTTGAATAAAATGTTCCAGGTTTGGAAACACTTGCATTACCCTTCAGTCTCGTCTTACGAAAACTTTAGTCAATGCATTTTTGGACCCAAAGAAAGCTTTGACGCAGCACTATGGGGCAATTCAAGGATTATCAGCTTTGGGGCACACTGTTGTAAGTACTTCCTTTGCTCTTCTGATGCTACTTTCagatattatgattttttaacGCCGTGATGTCTCATTTTACTGCCAACACTTTGCTATTTTCAAGGTTTTGATTATTTCTATAAGTTTCTCCTAAAACAATGTTACTCCTCCATGAACAATATTGTCACCGGTGCCAAAAAAACAGAATCTCATTACTCCTCTGATGTTAGCTGAATGTCATTTTATTGTGTAGGTACGCCTTCTTATTCTGTCAAATCTCGAACCGTATCTAAGTCTTCTCGAACCAGAACTGGATGCTGAGAAGCAAAAGAACCAAATGAAGAGCTATGAAGCCTGGCGTGTGTATGGGGCCTTGCTGGTTAGTCCAAGTCATCGTCTAAAAGTTCATAAAAAATCTCAGTAGTTTCATATATCGTCAATCTTTATAGAGActtgtgattttttttctcaGCGTGCTGCAGGCCTGTGCATACATGATAGGCTAAAAGTCTTCCCAAATTTACCATCCCCTTCACCAAGTTTCCTCCATAAGGGAAAGGGAAAAATAATCAATGCTGAGCCACGTAAGTTGCATCAACCAATTTACTTTCTCTGCTTAATATGGTTGTTGGTGCGTCAGACACATGCTTATAGAAGACTAATTGTTGGCTCAATATACGTTAATATATGGCTCGGTGATAACAACTGTTTCAACTACCAACGTTTTGTTCTCCCCTTTATGAATGTCAGGTAAGCGGAAGCTGAGTGCTGATTCTTCAGAAAACCAGCCACCCCATAAAAGATTGATAACTACAGATGGTCCAGATGTGTTACGACCACAAGATCGCACCGGTCCAGCTCCAATGCATGTAGATAAACCGATAGGAAATTACAATCTGCCACAAAACTCTGCTCAACCATCCTCATCAGAACAAGCTTCTGATGGTGAAAGCAGAAACGGAAAGGAGAAAGAAAGAGGCAAGAGCCGGGCTATTTCCATGAAAGCAATCCTTGGTCAGATATGGAAAGACGATCTTGATTCTGGACGGCTCTTGGTGAAACTGCAACAGCTCTATGGTGATAGGATTCTTCCTTTTATCCCTTCTACAGAGATGTCAGTATTCCTCTAAACCATTATGTGATACATTTGCGGTGAGAACTCATGGTTCTACGCTTGGAGAGAGAGATTAAACTACCATCTGATTTGTGATCCATATGAACTCATTCAGATCCGTGCCAAAGTCCTCGGGTCAACTCTTTAGTGAATCTTCCTGGCCTTGAGGGACATCGAGCATCTCAGGTCTTTAGCAGAAGTCTACATGTAGTGGTTTGAGTTGTATTGAACCAAGTAAAGGTTGAGGGCTTCCTTGAATTCTCAGTCTTCCAATGTATATATTTAGTGGATTTTAGTGATTGATTACTTGGTGAATTTATTTGTTCCGTCTGAAGAGGCTCGTTACATGTAATTTTCAAATCTATATGTAGTCATGTAGATTGCAGATATTAATGTATTTGCTTATTGCTCGTTATATTGATACATCTTTGTTATTCTCTGCATCGAATACAAAGGTTAAGAGTGACAGTATACTTCTTCTGGTTTCTGGTCTGTGTTACTTTGGAGTTTGGACTAAGTAAACGGTCTTTAAAACTACAAGACTTGTCTGTGGAGGAAAAGAGAATAAACAAAAAGTTAAGAAGGCGTTCTCTTACATCAACTAAATAATATCGAATGTAATAACTAATTAAACACACTAGACTACTAGTTCTCAAACTAAAAACGTCTATGACTAGTTCTGCAATCAAAAGGATTGGCTACCTAGTTCGGTAAAAGCTTTTAATGATACAAACAATAGCCAATGTGCTTCAACCAGGGAGCTCAGTTCAGGCTCCTTGGTGCCCAAAAATGTTCCACTGGGAGAACTTTATTGAACGATGGCCATCTATTCAACGATCTCCCCTTCCTCTAGTCCATCAATGTCCAAATCAGTAGCAGCTAGACTCTGGAGATTGCAATCATCATCTGAATCAAACCCCTTTGCAAACTCACACTCAAAGTTGAAATAATCACCAGGGTTCAACTCCGGGAAAAGATCAGCGTATGTGTCTATTAACCCTTGCTCAAACTCTAGCTCCATGTTATCGTCAGGATGTGCATTCTTGGCATCCCCACCCTCAGCCTTGCTGACCTCTGAGACTTGCTGACGCGGGTTATAGTTTATCTGTTTCATAAGATCAAGAACCTCTGGCTCAAATGAGTCAATgttgccttcttcttcttctatttcctcttctcgtgtaaTTGCACCTTCTGCCTGGCTATAGTATTTAGGCTCAGGTGTTGTCGTTTTCTCACGGTCAAAGTCTCTGATAACTTCAAAGTCGTAGCTGTGCGAAGAAAGATAAACATGGATCACCGGGTACTCTAAGATAGT
It encodes:
- the LOC103836544 gene encoding uncharacterized protein LOC103836544, which produces MNRLRGRGAWILGSAAMPHLKKRAQNSLVALQDSYLSTKDLLERQRVVFTVATSVASVATAWIGYSLRHYNETRIDQRLESIENAMKHTHELERGELKELVDPVGSRFTSTIAAAGTTLIIGYGLGWRGGIWYANRKFKREQMRLAGQLKPREWKLLLGRIKPRAWPTSRFLRRPFPRQTKTSTTENALKTPPPEGAA
- the LOC103836545 gene encoding transcription initiation factor TFIID subunit 6, which gives rise to MGIVPKETIEVTAQSIGITNLSPEAALMLAPDVEYRVREIMQEAIKCMRHSKRTTLTASDVDGALNLRSLEPSYGFASGGPFRFRKAIGHQDLFYTDDREVDFKDVIESPLPKAPLDAGVVCHWLAIEGVQPAIPENATLEVIRAPADNKIYEHKDGPLIDVRLPVKHVLSRELQLYFQKIAELTVSKSSPALFKKALVSLASDSGLHPLVPYFTNFIADEVSRGLNDFLLLFNLMHVVRSLLQNPHIHIEPYLHQLMPSIVTCLVSRKLGNRFADNHWELRDFTANLVSLICKRFGNTCITLQSRLTKTLVNAFLDPKKALTQHYGAIQGLSALGHTVVRLLILSNLEPYLSLLEPELDAEKQKNQMKSYEAWRVYGALLRAAGLCIHDRLKVFPNLPSPSPSFLHKGKGKIINAEPRKRKLSADSSENQPPHKRLITTDGPDVLRPQDRTGPAPMHVDKPIGNYNLPQNSAQPSSSEQASDGESRNGKEKERGKSRAISMKAILGQIWKDDLDSGRLLVKLQQLYGDRILPFIPSTEMSVFL